One Oncorhynchus keta strain PuntledgeMale-10-30-2019 unplaced genomic scaffold, Oket_V2 Un_contig_7506_pilon_pilon, whole genome shotgun sequence genomic region harbors:
- the LOC127926396 gene encoding src-like-adapter, protein MGNVWTSPFSMPGNGDDTNTSSDPFLRNNDTLRVLSDCTSADVSETLVVLSDYPSADVSVPLFRIGERLRLLAEEGYWWRVSSVQTGYENYIPNNHVAKVYHG, encoded by the exons ATGGGGAACGTCTGGACCAGCCCATTCTCTATGCCAGGGAATGGAGATGACACCAACACCAGCTCTGATCCCTTTCTGAGAA ACAACGATACCCTGAGAGTCCTGTCTGACTGCACCTCTGCAGACGTCAGTGAAACCCTGGTCGTCTTGTCTGACTACCCCTCAGCAGACGTCAGCGTGCCTCTCTTCAGgataggagagagactgagactccTGGCAGA GGAGGGTTACTGGTGGAGGGTTTCTTCTGTCCAAACAGGATATGAGAACTACATCCCCAACAACCATGTGGCCAAGGTCTATCACGGGTAG